CCGGGCCGACCGGATGCGGGAGAACATCGAACGGGGTCTCGGGCTCCATGCGAGCGGTCGCGTCCTCCTCGCCCTCGTGGAGTCCGGCGGGCGCTCCCGCGAGGAGGCGTACGCGATCGTCCAGGCGGCGGCGATCCGAGCGGCCGACGAGCGCCGGCCCCTCCGCGATCTCCTGGCGCTCGATCCAGCCGTCGCCGGCCGACTCCCGCTCGCGACGCTCGACGCGTGCTTCGACGAAGCGACGACCCTGCGGCACGTGCCGGCGATCATTGCCCGCCTGGACCGCCTGGAGGCTTCGACCGATGTCGCTCGCTGAGCGATTCGTCCGCTCCGGCAAGGTTCGCGACCTCTACCGGCTCGGCGACGGTCGCCTCCTCCTCGTCGCCTCCGACCGGCTGTCCGCCTTCGACGTCGTCCTGCCGACGCCGATCGCGGATAAGGGTCGCGTCCTCACCGGCCTCTCCCGGTTCTGGTTTGCGGAGACGGCTCCGATCGTGCCGAACCATCTCGTCGCGACCGATCCGGCGGTCCTTCCCGAAGGTCTCGCGTCAGCCGACGCGCTGCGGGGCCGGATCATGGTCTGTCAGGAGGTCGAGATCCTGCCGGTCGAGGTCATCGTGCGGGGCTATCTCGCCGGGAGCGGCTGGGCCGCGTATCGGGCGACCGGCGAGCTGTGCGGGATCCGCTTGCCGGCCGGGCTCCGCGAGAGCGAGCGACTCCCGGAGCCGATCCTCACACCGTCCACCAAGGCACTCCCCGGCACCCACGACGAGAACATCCCGTTCGACGCCATGGTGAGTCTCCTCGGCGGCGACCGGGCGGCCGGCGAGCTCGCCGAGCAGGTGCGAGCCACCGCCATCGCGCTGTACCGCCGCACTGCCGCCGTCGCAGCGCGTGGCGGCATCCTCGTCGCCGACACGAAGTTCGAGTTCGGCCTGGATGCGGCGACCGGTGAGCTCGTCCTCGCCGACGAGGTCCTCACCCCGGACTCGTCGCGGTTCTGGGACGCCGCGACGTACGAGGCGGGCCGCCCGCAGGCGAGCTTCGACAAGCAGTACGTGCGGGACTGGCTCGATGCGACCGGCTGGGCCCGGACCGCGCCGGGCCCCGATCTTCCGCCGGAGGTCGTGGCCGGCACCCGGGCCCGCTACGTCGCCGCCTTCGAGCGAATCACGGGCGCGAGCTTCGGACGATATCTGAGGGAGGACGTGATCGCCCCATGACCGTGCCGATTCGCTACCGCTTCGCCGTCAACGTC
The nucleotide sequence above comes from Chloroflexota bacterium. Encoded proteins:
- a CDS encoding phosphoribosylaminoimidazolesuccinocarboxamide synthase, translating into MSLAERFVRSGKVRDLYRLGDGRLLLVASDRLSAFDVVLPTPIADKGRVLTGLSRFWFAETAPIVPNHLVATDPAVLPEGLASADALRGRIMVCQEVEILPVEVIVRGYLAGSGWAAYRATGELCGIRLPAGLRESERLPEPILTPSTKALPGTHDENIPFDAMVSLLGGDRAAGELAEQVRATAIALYRRTAAVAARGGILVADTKFEFGLDAATGELVLADEVLTPDSSRFWDAATYEAGRPQASFDKQYVRDWLDATGWARTAPGPDLPPEVVAGTRARYVAAFERITGASFGRYLREDVIAP